In Runella sp. SP2, the genomic window GACCTGCTCAAAAAAGACCCGAGCATCGGCGAGTTCCACAACCTACACGCGTATTTCATTCGCCGCTTGTTGCCTCGTTTACAAAAACGCGGCCTCCAAGTGCACGGTTGGGAAGAAGTAGGATTAACAAAAACCAAAGACGGTGCGCTCAAGGTCAATCCTGAGTTTGCGGGGAAAAACGTGATTCCTTACGTGTGGAATAATCTCTACGACCCCGATTTGGGTTATCGTTTGGCCAATGCAGGCTACCCTGTAGTGTTGTGCAACGTTACCAATTTTTACTTCGATTTGGCCTACAACAATGAGTCGCAAGAACCTGGTCTTTACTGGGCTGGCTTTGTCGATACCCGCGACAACTACACGTTTGCCCCGTACGACATGTTTAAAACTACTTATACCAATAATTTTGGCAAGCCGTTGGTATTCAATAACGTAGAGCGTTTACGACCCGAAGCCCGAAAAAATATCGTTGGCGTAGAATGTCAATTGTGGAGCGAAACCATCAAAGGCCGTGACATGCTCGAATACTATACTTTACCCAAGTTGATGGGTTTTGCCGAAAGTGCGTGGAGCGCCGAGCGCCCTTGGGAAAACATAGCCGACCGCACCGCCCGCGAAAAAGCGATTCAGGCAAGCTGGAATATTTTTGTAAATACCCTCGCCCAAAAAGACCTACCTCGCCTTAGCTACCTCAACGGTGGTTACAACTACCGCATTCCGCTACCAGGGGCGGTAGTAGAAAATGGAACATTGAAGGCCAATATCGCTTATCCTGGGCTTCGGATACGCTACACCACCGACGGCAGCGAGCCCACCGATAAGTCACCCGAATACACCGCCCCTGTCCAAGTAACAGGCTCAATCAAGCTTAAAGCATTTGACGCCGCAGGCAAAGCAAGCCGCACCGTCGAAGTAAAGTAACCCATTCGTAATTCATCATTTGTAATTTATAGTTACCCACCACGCGTCCACTCAGACAAGTACGCAACGTTAACACTTAAAAAAGTAGCACCAATGAAAATAGGAGTAGATTTAGGAGGAACCAAAGTAAAAGCAGGAATCGAGTTTAACGGAGAAATTATCCACCAAAACACGGTTTTCCTCCAAGAGAAGGAGTCCATGTCGGCTACTTTAGAGCAGTTGTTTGACCTGATACGTCCCCTCACCCAACATCCCATTGGAAGCATTGGGATTGGTGTCCCCTCAGTCGTCGATGTCGAAAAAGGCATTGTTTATAACGTAGCCAATATCCCTTCGTGGGAAAAAGTAGCGTTACGTGATATTTTGGAAGAAGAATTTAACATACCCGTCTATGTCAACAACGATGCCAACTGTTTTAGCCTTGGCGAACACCGTTATGGCGTTGCCCAACAATACAATTCTGTGGTTGGAATGACCATCGGAACTGGCTTAGGGTCAGGCATTATCATCGACAATCAGCTATACAACGGCAGCAACTGCGGCGCGGGCGAAATCGGTCTTTTGCCTTACCGCGAGCACAACCTCGAATACTACGCAGGGAGTAACTTCTTTGAAGCCATTCACGGCACTACGGCACTACTCGTGAGCAACGCCGCACTCGATGGCGACAAAAAAGCCCTTCGTTTATGGCAAGAATTTGGTGTACATTTGGGTTTTGCCATCAAAGCTGCCATGTACACCTACGACCCCGAAGCCATTGTATTGGGTGGTTCTATTGCCAAAGCTTACTCGTTTTTTGAAGGAGGAATGCGCAAAGCGCTTGAGGATTTTGCCTATCCCGAAACCCTCAAAAGAATCAAAATCCTCCAATCTCAAAACGACGACATCGCCCTCTTAGGTGCCGCGGCATTGGTATCTCAGGATAGCAAGGTGACAGTGAGTAGTTTAAGGTAAGATTGAGTGACGAATACAATGTGCACAGGGTTACTCACAACCCGACCAAATCCAAAACCCAAAACCACATGAAAAGAAACACCTTTATTGTTATTCTCATTTTCGTTATCTTCTTCGTTATATCATTTTTGAGTAATATTCTTGGGCCTATTATCCCCGACATTGTCGATAGTTTCAACTTGAGTATCGGCTTGGCGGGTTTTTTACCATTTGCCTTTTTTGTAGCCTACGGCGTAGCCTCCATTCCTTCGGGGATATTGGTCGAAAAATATCGCGAGAAAAAGGTGCTTTTCTGGGCTTTTTTGTTGGCATTTGGTGGGGCGTTGTTATTTGCGCTAGTTCCTACGTTTACCGTATCGCTCCTATCACTTTTTATCATCGGCATCGGCATGGCCATGCTTCAAGTGGTAATTAACCCCCTGCTTCGCGTGGCAGGAGGTGAAGCAAATTTTGCCTTCAACTCCGTGATGGCGCAGTTGTTTTTTGGCGGCGCTTCGTTTTTGAGTCCCATGCTTTACAGTTATTTAGTACTGAATGTTCACTCTGGCCAAGAAACAAACGTCCTTATTTCTACGCTCAACAACATAGTCCCCACCGACTTGAAATGGGTTTCGTTGTATTGGGTGTTTGCGGTGGTAGCGCTTTTGATGGTCATCATCGTAAAAATGGTACATTTTCCCGAAGTAGAACTCAAAGAAGACGAAAAGATTGACACCCAAAACGCCTTCAACGACTTACTCAAAAACCGCTACGTTTACCTCTTTTTTCTAGGAATTTTTGCGTACGTCGGTACAGAGCAAGGCATTGCTAACTGGACGTCAAAATTTCTGCAAACCTACCACAACGTTGACCCAGCGACGGAAGGTGCTTCGGTGATTTCGTATTTTTGGGGCTTGCTCACCATTGGCTGTATTTTAGGGCTTGTTTTGTTAAAACTCTTCGATAGCCGTCGAGTACTGCTGCTTTTCACCGTTGGAGCCATTGTTTCGGTGTTGGTGGGCTTATTTGGACCGCTCGAAATGGCTTTGTATGCCTTTCCAATGAGTGGTTTTTTTGCTTCGGTGATGTGGTCGATTATCGTCTCGTTGGCCCTCAATTCCGTTCCTTATCACCACGGAACGTTTTCGGGGATTCTGTGTTCGGGCATTGCGGGCGGTGCGGTGGTACCACTTGTCATTGGGGGTTTGGCCGAATTGGTGGGGCTACGTTTGGCGATGTTGTTTTTGATGATTACTTTGGGATATATTTTGAGCATTGGTTTTTGGGCAAAACCCCTTGTGACCAACGCCACCATTAAAAGTTGGAAAGAACTTTTTTCCTAGATGTACAAAATTATCCTTCTCATCGACTTTGCCGAAGAATACAGCAAAGGCTTACTTCAAGGAATTTCGAAGTACTCGAAAGAGCACGGCCCGTGGATTTTCTGTCGAATGCCGCTGTTTCAGCGCGAAACGATTGGGATTGACGGAATTTTGGAATGGGCGCTCGAATGGGAAGCCGACGGCATCATTGGGCAGTTATACAACGACCCCAAGATTTCTAAAATCGTGGAAGCGGGAATTCCCGTCATTGCCCAAGACTTCAAGGAACGTTTCAAAGAGATTCCCAACATCACGGGCGACCACTACGAAGCGGGACACCTTGGTGCTGAGTATTTTCTCCGAAAAGGTTTTAAACACTTTGCTTTTTACGGTTTCAAAGACATCGTTTGGTCACGCGAGCGGGCCGAAGGCTTTGAAGCACGCGTACGAAAAGCGGGCTACCAGGTGCATTATTTTGAACACGCCATGTCGCGGTCGAGTGAGCTGTGGTATTACAAACCCAGCCCGCTAAGCCAATGGCTCAATTCGCTTCCCAAACCGCTTGCCCTCATGGCTTGCGACGACAACCAAGGACAGCACATCACGGAAGCCTGCCGCTTGGCCAACATCCGTATCCCCGAAGAAGTGGCCGTGTTGGGTGTCGATAACGACGAAATGATTTGTGAATTTTCGGATCCTCCGCTTTCGAGCATTGCCCAAGATACCGAAAAAGGTGGCTACGATGCGGCCAAATTGTTGCACCACATGATTGAGCACGGCACGTCGGATTTTTACGACATTTACGTAAAACCAACGCAAGTCATCACGCGCCAATCCACTGATATTTATGCCACCAACGACAAGTACATCGCTTCATCTTTGAAGTTTATCCACCAAAACATCGACAAAAACCTGCAAGTCGATGATGTGGTAAAACAAGTGCCATTGTCGCGGCGGGCGTTAGAGCAACGTTTTCAAGACATTACGGGATACCCGATTTATAAGTATATTTTCAATTTACGGATTGAAAAATTCACCCAAAAACTGCTTGAAACCGACATGACAGTTTTTGAAATTGCCCTCGATATGGGCCTCACCGACAGTAAAAACATTGCGCGGCAATTTCGACAAATCAAAGGCTGTACCCCCATCGAGTATCGTAACAAATATTTGGCAGGAAAATAGAGCATTTTGCCGCCATTCTTAGTTTTAGAGAATAATAAAATAGTTGAACTTAATTTTAACAAAAAAGCCCTTTTTAGCGCAAAAAAGGTCAAAATTCAAAGAAAAAAGACATAAAGCGACATTAAAAATAGTGAGAGAATTAAGAAATCAAGGTATTTTTGCCCAAAACTATCTAACCCAGAAATATGAGATTTCTTACGCTACTGACCATACTAACATTGTTGATAAGTAACGCATTACATGCGCAATCTACCCCACCCAAAGATAGCACTGGCCATAAGGTTCAAGCCGATAAACTCTTTTTGGCAGGCAAGTACCAACAAGCCAAAGAGCTGTACGAGAAGGCAAAACAAGTACCTGGTAATGAGAATGATGACTACTTAATAATGCAACTCGAAAACTGCGATAAATGCCTCGGCTATTGGCGCTCAATTCAGGAGTTATCCAAGGACGCTGAAGCCACCAAAGTAACCATGGCCGTTTATGAAAAAATATTGGACATCAACCCTAAAGATAGCACCGTGCAAGCTACACTAATGACCAACTATTGGACGCTTGCCAAGCAACGTTATCAGCAGCTTGACTTCCAAAGAGCAGGCGAACTCTTTCGTAAAGTGAGTGGCTATCCCCAATCGCCTTACACTGCCGAAGCGAGGGTATTGGCCGATAGCAGTGACATCTACGCCAAAAGCCTCACTGAAGGGTTTATTGCCCCCGATGTGGAAGTACCTGCTACTTATGCTTCTGGTTTGAAAGGCATTAGCAATGTCATTGCCAACAACATGAAATATCCCGATAAGGCCGCCAAAGAGAAAATCAGCGGAAAGGTATGGCTAGGCTTTATCATCAACGAAAAAGGGAAAGTAATTCCCGAATCGGTACGGGTCATCAAGGGCATTGGAGGGGGTTGCGACGAAGAAGCAATGCGCCTTATCAAACTAATGAACAACTGGACGCCCGCCATTAAATGGGGTAAACCCGTTCGTTTCCAAAATACGTTTGGTATCACATTCTCGCTGGGGAAAGAGTAAAATTTCCCCACTATTCCATTTCTATTTTCCATTATGAAAAAACTCCTTTTCCTAACCCTTTCTTGCTATTGTTTAAATCACTCATTCGCCCAATTCCCCTCCGAAATCGTTGATTTCAAAGCCCATACCCAAAACCCCGTTTTTGAAGGAACAGGCAAAAAAACGTGGGACGAAAAAATCCGCGAACGGGGATACATCCTGCGCGAAGGGAATACCTATCACCTTTGGTACACAGGCTATAAAAACGAGCCTAAGTCCACCAAATACCTTGGCTATGCCTCGTCCTCGGACGGGATTCACTGGAAGCGTCATCCTCAAAATCCTATTTATAGGTTGGATTGGGTCGAAGATATGTCGGTGGTGAAAGTCAATGGCGTTTATTACATGTTTGCCGAAGGCCGCGACGACGTCGCCCATTTGCTTACGTCCACCGACCGTATTCACTGGAAAGAAAAAGGCAATTTGGACATTCGCAAAACCGACGGAACCCCCATCAGCCAAGGGGCTTACGGGACGCCTGCGATTTGGTACGAAAACAAAACGTGGTATCTTTTTTATGAACGCGCCGACTTAGGAATTTGGCTCGCGACCTCCCGCGATTTGAAAATTTGGAAGAACGTTCAAGACGAACCTGTCATTGCTTTAGGCCCTGATGGCTACGACAAATTTGCGGTAGCGATGAACCAAGTCATCAAATACCAAGGGAAATATTACGGTTATTATCACGCATCGGCCTTTAAGGATTGGCGCGAATGGAGCACCAACGTGGCCGTCTCTAACGACCTCATTCACTGGACAAAATACGACCGCAACCCTATTTTCGGAAGTGACAAATCGAGCGGGATGGTGGTAAACGATGGCAAACAATTCCGCCTATATACCATGCACCCATCGGTACAGTTGCACACCCCAAGTCCATGGGAATGGCTGTTTAATGGCACATCAACCCAAAGCTGGACTTCGGCCAAAAGCGACCAGTTTCCCAAAGAAGGCTGGGCCATCGAAAACAACGAATTAGTGGTCAACAAAGGCCGAGGCGAAAGCAAAGCAGTGGTGCGGGGAGGAGATATTATTACGAAGAAAACCTACACTCAGTTTGATTTAGAATTTGAGTTTAAACTCGCCCCTGGCGCCAATACGGGGCTTAAATATTTTGTCAAAAAATACCCCAACGGCTCCCTTCTAGGGCCAGAATATCAGTTGATTGACGATTTGGGTAACAAAGACATTGCCAACGATACCAACGACAAACGACGTACGGCGAGTTTGTATGAATTGATGGAACCCAATTCGCGCCAGCAAAAACCCATCGGGGAATGGAACCGTGGACGGATTCGGGTAGAGGGCAAACGCGTAACGCACTGGCTCAACGGCGTGAAAGTGGTCGAATATACCATTGGAAGTCCTGAGTTTGAGCGGGCGAAGGCAACGAGTAAGTTTAAGGATGTGATGGATTTTGGAATGCCTGGGGGGCATATTCTCCTTCAAGACCACGGCGACGAAGCTGCTTTCCGAAATATTCGGATTCGGGAGTTGTAGTTTTTTTTAGCTAATTTTTGCAACCATATAAGATAGGCTGTACAGAATTTGTATAAAAAATCCCTCACTTTTGTGGCGGCAACCAACAAAACAGTGAGAGATTAATGTCGTTAGACAAATACAAACTCATAGACACTCAGCAAAGTAGTCAGTATTGGAAAGCTAAATATAGCCAAAAGCAGTGTAAGACTTCTTCATTGAAAGAAGCCATGGAGGCTATTGGGAGTCTTTGGTTGGAGTCGCATCTACCAAACTTGGTTTGCCGTAAGTGATGCGGTTGTACAACCATTCAATGGGGCCTTGGCCGTATTTTGCAAGCCAAAGAAAACTTAATAACACCTCCAGTGCGTAAATGACTACCCCTACTCCAAGCAATTCTGGTAGGGTCAGTCGGTCAGTCGGCCCTAATCCATGCCCATAAAAAAAGAGCGTACACAGCAGGGGTTGGAGCAAATAATTACTTAATCCTGCTTGGCCTACTCCGCCAAGTAAACGTGACCATCCTACCGGTTTTAGGTACCCATTCAAGCCTATCTCCAGTAAATAAACCAGTGTGACCAGCAGCGTTCCCAAGAAGCCAGAGAGGATTATCAATGGCCGTCGGTACGGGAGAATATCTATGGGAAGGCTCACTAACTCTAGCTCCAGCAACACCGAAAAGCTTTTGATGATAAAAGCGATGGGAAAGAGCAGTACCATGAGCAGGGAAAATCGAACCTTGATTTGGCTCAATCTGTATGCAATATCTAGTTTACTCGCCATCAAACCCGCTAGCAGCATGATTTCCTTCAGTAAAAAAGCAACCGAATAATGCCCAAGTTCCAGTTGACAATGCAGGCGTATTGCAGTGAATTGAGTTCTCATCAACACCCAGACTGATTTAACAGGCTTTAGATGGAGTATCTCCTGCGGTGCAGTCTTGAGGGGAATCAGCGATAGACCCAGAGGGATGAACAGAGCCAAAAATGTCAGCCCCACAATCCAATTGCGTAAACTTGTGAGGGATTGTTTCTGAAAATAAAGAAGCGTATAACCCAATAATGCATAGGTCAGGAGCTCATTGCCAAACCAGAACAACAGGCTATGTACCAACCCTAAACCCAACAAAAAAGTCAGCCGATGCTTCGCCGACCGATGGGCATTCAGTCCGTTCTCGGTATCGGTTTGCCATTGTAGGTTAAACCACAACCCTGCCACTACCCCTACCATCAGCTCAAACTGGCCCTTGATGAAAAGCGACAGAAAGAAAGCCACGGGTACATAGGAACCGGACTGATCTAGGTTCAGCCAGTGAGAGCTATGCCAGGGGCTCACTAACCCATAAGTCTGTATATTCATCAGCAAGACGCCCAGCAGGGCTATCCCGCCCATCACTTGCAGGTGATGAATAGTGGGGGTAAATCGGTTCATGAAGAATTTCATCAATGGAGAAAAACGCAATCTGACGAATACAAAGCGGTTGATTCCTGCAGTGTATCCGTCAGATCGGATTTGGTTACTGGACTTTCAGCAACTTGACCGTTTTCCATTGACTGGGGGTGCTCACCCGCAGTACAAATGTACCGGTTGATTGACCAGCCAATGACAACTGATACCGTTGACCAAATGGTTGCCCCTGCTCTTGTTTATCCTCCAGCAAATGTCCCTGCAAATCGGTTATCTGTAACCGCACCGGCTGCTCCCCAGCCCCTTCCACCAACACATTCACCATATCTCCCTCAATGGGATTGCCTAGTACGGTGACTTTGAGTTCACTGCTTGGCTCCGCCGATCTTGGCTCTGCAGACGCCACACGACCTTTCGGGGAAGGCGGTGAGTAGGGCGAAGGAGGCGAGTAAGGAGAAGGCGGGTAAATCGGCTCAGACCCATAGATACGAACCCCATCCAGATACACTGTTATTTTGTCATTCTCCTGCATGGTGTTGAAAGCTTTGTAAGAATGATCATCCTCCTGATTGAATAGACTCCCATCCGTTTTGGTCAATCGGTACTGAATATCCCCTGTGTTGCTCAAAGCATCTAACTGACCTAAGCCCGCATCGAAGCTCAACTCCAGGTAGCTGTCGGCTTTCAGGGGTGGAGTAGCTATTCTAACCAGTCGGCTACTGACATTGGCATTGCCCAACCAAGCGTAGTCCAAGGCAAAGTTGAGTGCCGCCGGGCTGTCGGCCGTCAGCCAGTAAACCACTGTCATTTTTTGGAAAGAGATAGGTACGTTGCCCTCGTTAAAGACTTTCACGGAGGTAGCGATGGTATTGGTTGCGGCGGAACTGCGGTTTTGTGAGGTTACTCGCAGTTTTCGCAGGGGACTGGCCGTTTGAGGCTCGGTGCCCCAGATGAGCCTACCGTTCTGATAAAGGGTAATCTTATCGGTTTTGGTATAGTCGGCGGTTTTGGCATACGAATAATCGTCGGCTTCGTTGAGGTAGGTGTTATTCTGCTTGGCAATGCCCGTTTGAATGGCTCCCGAGTTAGCCCCGGCAGCCAGAGCTCCAGCGGCAGCATCAAAGGAGTATTCAATGTAGCCTAGGGCTCCCTGACGGGGAGAAGGCAGGGGCACATACTTCATTTTTACCTTATCCGTACCCAATTGCGCCCCATAGACCGAGAGGTTGGTCACTGGTGCAAAGTCTTCGATGGTCAGCCAATATCGAACGGTGATGTCACGGTAAGCAATGGGTGAGGTGCCTTCGTTGTTGAGTTGGAGGTAGGGTTTGATAAGGTTGTTGGCCGGCTGATTAGCATCGCCATCCAAATGAGATACGCTCATTTTGGCAGGCCCTGGTGTACAGCTGCCCGTGACGGTCACGGAAGCGGTGGCCGTACAACCGCCAGAGGTAGTGACAGTGACCGAATACGTTCCCGCTTGAGTGACGGTTGCGGTATTGCCTCCGTTGATCTGGGTAGCTCCTGCACTGAAGGAGTAGATTGCACCGCTAATGGCGCTGGCCGTCAGGGTTACGGTCTGGTTCTGGCACGAAATCTCCCCACCAGCCGTCAGGTTGACATTTAC contains:
- a CDS encoding DUF418 domain-containing protein; translated protein: MAFFLSLFIKGQFELMVGVVAGLWFNLQWQTDTENGLNAHRSAKHRLTFLLGLGLVHSLLFWFGNELLTYALLGYTLLYFQKQSLTSLRNWIVGLTFLALFIPLGLSLIPLKTAPQEILHLKPVKSVWVLMRTQFTAIRLHCQLELGHYSVAFLLKEIMLLAGLMASKLDIAYRLSQIKVRFSLLMVLLFPIAFIIKSFSVLLELELVSLPIDILPYRRPLIILSGFLGTLLVTLVYLLEIGLNGYLKPVGWSRLLGGVGQAGLSNYLLQPLLCTLFFYGHGLGPTDRLTLPELLGVGVVIYALEVLLSFLWLAKYGQGPIEWLYNRITYGKPSLVDATPTKDSQ
- a CDS encoding energy transducer TonB, which encodes MRFLTLLTILTLLISNALHAQSTPPKDSTGHKVQADKLFLAGKYQQAKELYEKAKQVPGNENDDYLIMQLENCDKCLGYWRSIQELSKDAEATKVTMAVYEKILDINPKDSTVQATLMTNYWTLAKQRYQQLDFQRAGELFRKVSGYPQSPYTAEARVLADSSDIYAKSLTEGFIAPDVEVPATYASGLKGISNVIANNMKYPDKAAKEKISGKVWLGFIINEKGKVIPESVRVIKGIGGGCDEEAMRLIKLMNNWTPAIKWGKPVRFQNTFGITFSLGKE
- a CDS encoding sugar MFS transporter, which translates into the protein MKRNTFIVILIFVIFFVISFLSNILGPIIPDIVDSFNLSIGLAGFLPFAFFVAYGVASIPSGILVEKYREKKVLFWAFLLAFGGALLFALVPTFTVSLLSLFIIGIGMAMLQVVINPLLRVAGGEANFAFNSVMAQLFFGGASFLSPMLYSYLVLNVHSGQETNVLISTLNNIVPTDLKWVSLYWVFAVVALLMVIIVKMVHFPEVELKEDEKIDTQNAFNDLLKNRYVYLFFLGIFAYVGTEQGIANWTSKFLQTYHNVDPATEGASVISYFWGLLTIGCILGLVLLKLFDSRRVLLLFTVGAIVSVLVGLFGPLEMALYAFPMSGFFASVMWSIIVSLALNSVPYHHGTFSGILCSGIAGGAVVPLVIGGLAELVGLRLAMLFLMITLGYILSIGFWAKPLVTNATIKSWKELFS
- a CDS encoding DNA-binding transcriptional regulator, with product MYKIILLIDFAEEYSKGLLQGISKYSKEHGPWIFCRMPLFQRETIGIDGILEWALEWEADGIIGQLYNDPKISKIVEAGIPVIAQDFKERFKEIPNITGDHYEAGHLGAEYFLRKGFKHFAFYGFKDIVWSRERAEGFEARVRKAGYQVHYFEHAMSRSSELWYYKPSPLSQWLNSLPKPLALMACDDNQGQHITEACRLANIRIPEEVAVLGVDNDEMICEFSDPPLSSIAQDTEKGGYDAAKLLHHMIEHGTSDFYDIYVKPTQVITRQSTDIYATNDKYIASSLKFIHQNIDKNLQVDDVVKQVPLSRRALEQRFQDITGYPIYKYIFNLRIEKFTQKLLETDMTVFEIALDMGLTDSKNIARQFRQIKGCTPIEYRNKYLAGK
- a CDS encoding family 16 glycoside hydrolase, whose translation is MKKLLFLTLSCYCLNHSFAQFPSEIVDFKAHTQNPVFEGTGKKTWDEKIRERGYILREGNTYHLWYTGYKNEPKSTKYLGYASSSDGIHWKRHPQNPIYRLDWVEDMSVVKVNGVYYMFAEGRDDVAHLLTSTDRIHWKEKGNLDIRKTDGTPISQGAYGTPAIWYENKTWYLFYERADLGIWLATSRDLKIWKNVQDEPVIALGPDGYDKFAVAMNQVIKYQGKYYGYYHASAFKDWREWSTNVAVSNDLIHWTKYDRNPIFGSDKSSGMVVNDGKQFRLYTMHPSVQLHTPSPWEWLFNGTSTQSWTSAKSDQFPKEGWAIENNELVVNKGRGESKAVVRGGDIITKKTYTQFDLEFEFKLAPGANTGLKYFVKKYPNGSLLGPEYQLIDDLGNKDIANDTNDKRRTASLYELMEPNSRQQKPIGEWNRGRIRVEGKRVTHWLNGVKVVEYTIGSPEFERAKATSKFKDVMDFGMPGGHILLQDHGDEAAFRNIRIREL
- a CDS encoding ROK family protein, encoding MKIGVDLGGTKVKAGIEFNGEIIHQNTVFLQEKESMSATLEQLFDLIRPLTQHPIGSIGIGVPSVVDVEKGIVYNVANIPSWEKVALRDILEEEFNIPVYVNNDANCFSLGEHRYGVAQQYNSVVGMTIGTGLGSGIIIDNQLYNGSNCGAGEIGLLPYREHNLEYYAGSNFFEAIHGTTALLVSNAALDGDKKALRLWQEFGVHLGFAIKAAMYTYDPEAIVLGGSIAKAYSFFEGGMRKALEDFAYPETLKRIKILQSQNDDIALLGAAALVSQDSKVTVSSLR